From Aedes albopictus strain Foshan chromosome 1, AalbF5, whole genome shotgun sequence, one genomic window encodes:
- the LOC134288803 gene encoding uncharacterized protein LOC134288803, with product MYVYFQNVRGLRTKINELFLAVDGSEYDVIVLVETNLDSTITSAQLFGEHYVVYRNDRDTTNSQKKSGGGVLIAVHRKLPSSLIRCATEGFELVLTRVHIANSYLFICAGYIPPELRSNPPFVKRFGDAICDSLRPAGNDDLIVVCGDFNQANLVWKQSESSFITADPVSVGPASACLLDNMAMLNLNQFCFVTNPWNHILDLVFANTKSCVIAEAAVPLVKIDRPHPPLEITLLVGDSEPLFEHEDTLPLNYKRIDFASLNNFLARIDWTEVLTCSDVDVAVQNYTDVIANWLSSNVPKKRLPAKPPWGNARLRSLKREKNACQRHYRRLRTPLFKQRFQTASNAYKSLNSHLYMQYVDNVQNSLRHNPKRFWNYVNSKRKQNDGIN from the exons ATGTACGTGTACTTCCAAAACGTCCGTGGACTGCGCACTAAGATCAACGAGCTTTTCCTTGCCGTGGACGGGAGTGAATACGATGTAATTGTTCTTGTGGAAACCAACCTCGATTCAACCATAACGTCTGCACAACTATTTGGCGAACACTATGTAGTCTACAGGAATGACCGCGATACGACCAACAGTCAAAAGAAGTCTGGAGGAGGTGTCCTCATTGCCGTTCATCGCAAGCTACCCTCTTCATTGATTAGGTGTGCTACAGAAGGCTTCGAATTGGTGCTGACCCGTGTCCATATTGCAAATTCCTATTTGTTTATTTGCGCTGGATATATCCCTCCCGAGTTGCGTTCCAATCCTCCATTTGTGAAACGCTTCGGTGATGCTATATGTGACAGTCTTCGACCTGCGGGCAACGATGATTTGATTGTCGTTTGTGGTGACTTCAATCAAGCCAACCTCGTGTGGAAGCAGAGTGAGTCGTCTTTTATTACTGCTGACCCCGTCAGTGTTGGTCCGGCGAGTGCATGCTTACTAGACAACATGGCTATGCTGAATTTGAATCAGTTCTGTTTCGTGACGAATCCTTGGAATCACATCTTGGATTTGGTGTTTGCTAACACTAAATCTTGTGTCATCGCCGAAGCCGCAGTTCCGTTGGTGAAGATTGATCGCCCGCACCCTCCGTTAGAAATAACATTACTCGTTGGTGACAGCGAACCTCTCTTCGAGCACGAAGATACGCTTCCGTTGAACTATAAACGCATCGattttgcttcgctgaacaactttCTTGCGCGCATTGATTGGACTGAAGTTTTGACTTGTTCGGATGTGGACGTTGCGGTGCAGAATTATACGGATGTTATCGCGAATTGGCTGTCTTCGAATGTGCCTAAAAAGCGATTGCCGGCGAAACCACCATGGGGAAATGCACGACTTCGCTCGCTAAAGCGCGAGAAAAATGCATGTCAGCGCCACTATCGGAGACTACGAACGCCGCTTTTCAAGCAACGATTTCAAACAGCAAGCAATGCTTACAAATCGTTGAACAGTCATTTATATATGCAATATGTCGATAACGTGCAGAACAGCTTGCGTCATAACCCCAAACGGTTCTGGAACTACGTCAACTCGAAGCGAAAACAAAACGATGGT ataaATTGA